Proteins from a genomic interval of Papaver somniferum cultivar HN1 chromosome 4, ASM357369v1, whole genome shotgun sequence:
- the LOC113273060 gene encoding uncharacterized protein LOC113273060 — MESVWKDKWVKDYAIIERHEDDIYILQNTNLKVSDLIQNGEWNIPAAMVNFFDTNEQPVLRHGKDKRIWTQDITSSFTVANAAQMIRKKHSKVTWEKQVWQPCIHPYTSCNVWKILRGDCATEETVRKKGFHTVSKCYLCGNNQDTMEHLLWSCDFSERIWHWMSEIFKCSKPVDFEEIMKGAKGHSPAIKEVRYICSFNIMVELWFLRNAVIYDAFVPNNEYFQQKIMRITKESSIRMIGKMWGRVDDLQILHFFGISGIKATCATVKQVFFKLPEVHQVLICCDGALKSNPGLAGFGFVARVNSGECVGAASGGIGLATNYLAEVMALIVAGEWAISKFFQQVYFILDSKAVIVAFSNNKVPWIVQSRWERIRRLIPYITFKHSYRETNFSADNMAKKGVLLSRELSYIMKKNQAS, encoded by the coding sequence ATGGAATCAGTCTGGAAGGACAAATGGGTGAAAGATTATGCTATAATTGAAAGACATGAAGATGATATCTACATTCTACAAAATACTAATTTAAAGGTTAGTGATCTGATACAAAATGGTGAATGGAACATACCAGCAGCTATGGTTAATTTCTTTGATACTAATGAACAGCCAGTTTTAAGACATGGGAAAGATAAAAGAATATGGACTCAGGATATAACAAGTTCATTTACTGTGGCTAATGCAGCTCAAATGATAAGGAAGAAACACTCAAAAGTCACTTGGGAAAAACAGGTATGGCAGCCATGTATCCACCCTTACACTTCTTGTAATGTATGGAAAATTCTAAGAGGGGATTGTGCTACTGAAGAAACTGTCAGAAAAAAAGGTTTTCATACTGTTTCAAAATGTTACCTATGTGGCAACAATCAAGACACAATGGAGCATCTTCTGTGGTCATGTGATTTCAGTGAAAGAATATGGCATTGGATGAGTGAAATCTTCAAATGTTCAAAACCGGTGGACTTTGAGGAGATTATGAAGGGTGCTAAAGGACATAGTCCAGCTATTAAGGAAGTACGGTATATTTGTTCATTCAACATAATGGTAGAACTGTGGTTTTTGAGGAATGCAGTTATTTATGACGCATTTGTACCTAATAATGAGTACTTCCAACAAAAAATTATGAGAATTACAAAGGAAAGCAGTATTAGAATGATAGGTAAAATGTGGGGGAGAGTAGATGATCTGCAGATACTTCATTTTTTTGGAATTTCAGGTATAAAAGCTACATGTGCAACAGTGAAACAAGTTTTCTTCAAATTGCCTGAAGTCCATCAAGTTTTGATTTGCTGTGATGGTGCATTAAAAAGCAACCCAGGGTTGGCAGGTTTTGGGTTTGTAGCTAGAGTTAACTCAGGAGAATGTGTTGGAGCAGCATCAGGAGGGATTGGTCTAGCTACTAATTACCTAGCTGAAGTGATGGCTTTAATAGTGGCAGGTGAGTGGGCTATCAGCAAATTCTTTCAacaagtttattttattttggattcAAAAGCAGTCATAGTGGCTTTTTCAAACAATAAGGTGCCATGGATAGTCCAGAGTAGATGGGAGAGGATAAGAAGATTAATACCTTACATCACTTTTAAACACTCCTATAGGGAgactaatttttcagctgataaTATGGCTAAGAAAGGAGTGTTGCTAAGCAGGGAGTTGTCATATATTATGAAGAAAAACCAAGCTTCTTAA